A part of Corynebacterium afermentans subsp. lipophilum genomic DNA contains:
- the hemQ gene encoding hydrogen peroxide-dependent heme synthase — translation MAKLDFDKLNATQRFLQFAVFRALPGVLGTERSQLIDEARAFFSNLEQEGVVTVRGIYDNTGIRADADFMIWWHAEEFEHLQKALADFRRETELGQKVELSWIGNGLHRPAEFNKSHLPSFIMGEEPGDWITVYPFVRSYDWYVMDPQERRRILAEHGMAARDFADVRANTVEAFTLGDYEWMLAFEAPTLERIEALMKTMRYTEARLHVREEIPFQTGRRVGDIGEIISVLP, via the coding sequence ATGGCCAAGCTCGACTTTGACAAACTCAACGCCACGCAGCGCTTTCTGCAGTTCGCTGTGTTCCGTGCGCTCCCCGGGGTGCTTGGCACCGAGCGCAGCCAGCTTATCGACGAAGCACGCGCCTTCTTCTCCAACCTCGAGCAGGAAGGCGTGGTCACGGTCCGCGGCATTTACGACAACACCGGTATCCGCGCTGATGCTGACTTCATGATCTGGTGGCACGCCGAAGAGTTCGAGCATCTGCAAAAGGCCCTCGCGGATTTCCGCCGCGAGACGGAGCTCGGGCAGAAGGTGGAATTGAGCTGGATCGGCAACGGGCTGCACCGCCCCGCCGAGTTCAACAAGTCTCACCTGCCTAGCTTCATCATGGGTGAGGAGCCGGGGGACTGGATTACGGTCTACCCGTTCGTGCGCTCCTACGACTGGTACGTGATGGACCCGCAGGAGCGCCGCCGCATCCTCGCGGAGCACGGCATGGCGGCCCGCGATTTTGCGGATGTGCGAGCCAACACCGTCGAGGCCTTCACGCTCGGCGACTACGAGTGGATGCTCGCCTTTGAGGCACCGACGCTGGAGCGCATCGAGGCGTTGATGAAGACCATGCGCTACACCGAGGCCCGCCTGCACGTGCGCGAGGAGATCCCGTTCCAGACGGGCCGCCGGGTCGGCGACATCGGCGAGATCATTTCGGTGCTGCCCTAA
- a CDS encoding glycosyltransferase family 87 protein has product MIATPPPRNAAEEPEAGSTAVQPQTSDERAGLTPAITVATWPIAVLLVLHRLFILARAGSVTDDFTTVWSAARRFVERVPVYNEVYTHVDPHYLYNPGATLLLAPLGLIADIDLARPLFIAVNAACIIAALAWLTKLAGRPLSGPTFPVAIALAFATEAVTNTLVFSNINGILLLALVACIALHLARRDVAAGIVLGFAILVKPMFAPLVVLPLLQLRWRPALGAIGIPVVMNLIAWPLTPGARDYLDVVVPYLGVTRDYANSSLSGFAVYFGMPSWAYGALFVLLAAAVAGAVLGLLRVRHSQELLYLSVGSGVLLAGVCLLSSLGQAYYSMMLFPALFTVFHPDSPLRSWPAWLGAALCLSPLNWSSALHPLTGSWLNTFLPTAGWAVFIVACAAWVLFRQTLLAPAERIGR; this is encoded by the coding sequence GTGATTGCTACACCACCGCCACGAAACGCCGCCGAGGAACCCGAGGCGGGTTCGACCGCAGTGCAGCCCCAGACTTCCGACGAGCGCGCGGGCCTCACACCGGCGATTACCGTTGCCACCTGGCCTATCGCGGTGCTTCTGGTTCTGCACCGGCTGTTCATCCTCGCGCGCGCAGGTTCTGTGACGGACGATTTCACTACCGTGTGGTCCGCAGCGCGCCGTTTCGTGGAACGCGTTCCCGTGTACAACGAGGTCTACACCCACGTCGATCCGCATTACCTTTACAACCCGGGCGCAACGCTGCTGCTCGCGCCGCTGGGGCTTATCGCCGACATCGACCTGGCGCGCCCGCTGTTCATCGCTGTCAACGCCGCGTGCATCATCGCCGCGTTGGCCTGGCTGACCAAGCTTGCGGGCCGTCCACTTTCCGGGCCGACGTTTCCGGTGGCCATCGCACTGGCATTTGCCACTGAGGCCGTGACCAACACACTGGTGTTTTCCAACATCAACGGCATACTGCTGCTCGCATTGGTGGCCTGTATCGCGCTGCACCTTGCCCGCCGCGATGTCGCTGCGGGCATCGTGCTGGGGTTCGCCATCTTGGTCAAGCCGATGTTCGCCCCGCTCGTAGTTCTGCCGCTGTTGCAGCTGCGTTGGCGCCCCGCGCTCGGCGCTATCGGCATTCCGGTGGTGATGAACCTTATCGCCTGGCCGCTGACTCCCGGCGCCCGCGACTACCTCGATGTCGTTGTGCCGTATTTGGGGGTCACACGCGACTACGCCAACTCTTCCCTGTCCGGGTTCGCCGTGTATTTCGGCATGCCTAGCTGGGCGTACGGTGCACTGTTCGTTCTGCTGGCAGCCGCGGTCGCCGGGGCCGTCCTCGGGCTTTTACGAGTGCGCCACAGCCAGGAGCTGCTGTATCTCTCCGTGGGCTCCGGAGTGCTGCTCGCCGGGGTGTGCCTGCTGTCCTCCTTGGGCCAGGCGTACTACTCCATGATGCTGTTTCCCGCCCTGTTTACGGTGTTCCACCCGGATAGTCCCCTGCGCAGCTGGCCCGCTTGGCTCGGCGCTGCGCTGTGCCTGTCCCCCTTGAACTGGTCCAGCGCGTTGCACCCGCTGACCGGTAGCTGGCTCAACACGTTTTTGCCCACTGCCGGGTGGGCCGTGTTTATTGTCGCGTGCGCTGCGTGGGTATTGTTTAGGCAAACCTTGCTCGCTCCGGCAGAAAGGATTGGGCGATGA
- a CDS encoding pyrimidine reductase family protein → MNERPQALDPELLIGQVKPPGQRETRLMGIAALTGAAASNGTSSGLGNDTDFALLNALRIWSDAVLVGAETARKENYFGVRTTQQQRETRRAREQAEVPPIVVMTRSLNFNTATQLFTDTRTPPLFTVPESLLGDEDVSARARNIEQAGGVIVPVEGQHVSAVVAALHARGLARIVCEGGPSLNAQLIGTGEVDVFHYTVSPRAVQPSELRLFAEADAPSDRAFVLEAAHATNDSMLFLRYRSARES, encoded by the coding sequence ATGAACGAGCGGCCTCAAGCCCTTGATCCGGAACTACTCATCGGACAGGTGAAGCCTCCCGGACAGCGGGAGACTCGTCTCATGGGTATTGCGGCGCTGACTGGCGCTGCCGCGAGTAACGGCACCTCTTCCGGTTTGGGCAACGACACCGATTTCGCGCTGCTCAACGCTTTGCGCATCTGGTCGGATGCAGTGCTCGTCGGTGCGGAGACCGCACGCAAGGAGAACTACTTCGGGGTGCGCACTACCCAACAGCAGCGCGAGACGCGGCGCGCACGCGAGCAAGCTGAAGTGCCACCGATTGTCGTCATGACCAGGAGCCTGAATTTCAACACTGCAACGCAGCTGTTCACGGACACGCGCACACCGCCGTTGTTCACGGTGCCCGAGAGCCTGTTGGGCGACGAGGACGTCTCTGCACGCGCGCGAAACATCGAGCAGGCGGGCGGTGTAATCGTGCCAGTGGAAGGCCAACACGTGTCGGCAGTCGTGGCTGCACTTCACGCGCGCGGGTTGGCCCGCATCGTGTGCGAAGGCGGGCCCAGCTTGAATGCCCAGCTCATCGGCACCGGAGAGGTTGATGTGTTCCACTACACCGTCAGCCCGCGTGCGGTGCAGCCGTCTGAACTACGCCTGTTCGCTGAAGCGGACGCACCCTCAGACCGCGCCTTCGTGCTCGAGGCTGCGCACGCCACAAACGACTCCATGCTCTTCCTGCGCTACCGGAGCGCGCGCGAAAGCTAG
- the msrB gene encoding peptide-methionine (R)-S-oxide reductase MsrB — protein MTDYKDFTDAQWRQKLSPEEFHVLREAGTEPPGVGEYTNTTSEGVYRCRACGAELFRSTEKFDAHCGWPSFFSPLAGDAIIEREDTSLGMVRTEVLCANCHSHLGHVFAGEGFNTPTDLRYCINSISLTFDEA, from the coding sequence ATGACGGATTACAAGGACTTCACCGACGCGCAGTGGCGCCAGAAACTCAGCCCGGAGGAGTTCCACGTCCTGCGGGAAGCAGGCACAGAACCCCCGGGCGTCGGCGAGTACACCAACACCACCTCCGAGGGCGTGTACCGCTGCCGCGCGTGCGGCGCCGAGCTGTTCCGCTCCACCGAGAAGTTCGACGCCCACTGCGGTTGGCCCTCGTTCTTCTCCCCGCTGGCGGGCGACGCCATCATCGAGCGCGAGGACACCTCTCTCGGCATGGTGCGCACCGAGGTTTTGTGCGCAAACTGCCACTCCCACCTAGGCCATGTCTTCGCCGGCGAGGGTTTCAACACCCCCACCGATCTGCGCTACTGCATTAATTCCATTTCGTTGACGTTCGACGAAGCGTAG
- a CDS encoding HRDC domain-containing protein, protein MSARLDYRLVDTPAAFREAAGALAHGRGPFAVDTERASSFRYGNRAFLVQVARRGAGTFLIAPEGHRDEVREIFAPVLGGQEWIIHAAGEDLRSLALLGLHPGILFDTELASRIVGYDRPNLAAMVERFVGVELEKGHGHEDWSRTPLPKSWQDYAALDVEYLHELAEALTEVLDAHGKLRWAFEEFAHLIAVYSKTPYPEKTWRDMKGLASVRDQSGLQVARELWHAREEISEQRDIAPGRLLPNRALLAIALAEPDSPRGLTRAIGSKGMPSRDVRRWLGVVERALSADPATWPRRRDPRENSTPSKSGWERHYPESWQMLQLCREDIAASAEDLDIRPDILLTPAILRETVWNAPDKSPAWDTHQAATALEKAGARPWQIQITAPILAAAHAEMLELV, encoded by the coding sequence ATGAGTGCCCGGCTGGACTACCGCCTTGTAGATACGCCCGCCGCCTTTCGTGAGGCAGCCGGCGCACTCGCGCACGGTCGCGGACCGTTCGCCGTGGACACTGAACGCGCCTCCTCCTTCCGCTACGGCAACCGCGCCTTTCTCGTGCAGGTAGCGCGCCGTGGCGCGGGAACGTTTCTGATAGCGCCCGAGGGCCACCGCGACGAGGTACGCGAGATCTTCGCACCCGTGCTGGGTGGACAAGAATGGATCATCCACGCCGCGGGAGAAGACCTGCGCAGCCTGGCACTGCTCGGCTTGCACCCCGGCATCCTTTTCGACACCGAGCTGGCATCACGGATCGTCGGCTACGACCGCCCCAACCTCGCCGCCATGGTCGAGCGTTTCGTCGGTGTGGAGCTGGAAAAAGGCCACGGCCACGAGGATTGGTCGCGCACACCGCTGCCAAAGTCGTGGCAAGACTACGCCGCACTCGACGTGGAATACCTCCACGAGCTGGCAGAAGCGCTCACGGAAGTCCTCGACGCTCACGGCAAACTGCGTTGGGCGTTCGAGGAGTTCGCGCACCTGATCGCCGTATATTCGAAGACTCCCTACCCGGAGAAGACGTGGCGGGATATGAAAGGGCTCGCGTCAGTACGTGACCAATCCGGGCTCCAAGTCGCCCGCGAACTCTGGCACGCGCGTGAAGAGATCAGCGAACAGCGCGACATCGCCCCGGGGCGGCTACTTCCCAACCGGGCTTTATTGGCTATCGCGCTCGCCGAACCGGACTCCCCTCGCGGACTGACTCGTGCGATCGGGAGTAAAGGCATGCCCTCGCGGGACGTGCGACGCTGGCTCGGCGTGGTCGAACGCGCACTTTCGGCGGACCCAGCCACGTGGCCGCGACGCCGAGATCCGCGTGAAAACAGCACACCATCGAAATCCGGCTGGGAACGCCACTACCCCGAATCGTGGCAGATGCTGCAGCTGTGCCGCGAAGACATCGCCGCCAGCGCAGAGGACTTAGACATTCGTCCCGACATTTTGCTCACGCCCGCGATTTTGCGCGAGACGGTGTGGAACGCGCCCGACAAGTCGCCGGCGTGGGACACCCACCAGGCGGCAACGGCCCTGGAGAAAGCGGGCGCGCGACCGTGGCAGATCCAAATCACTGCGCCGATCTTGGCCGCAGCGCACGCGGAGATGCTCGAGCTGGTCTAG
- a CDS encoding asparagine synthase C-terminal domain-containing protein — MHDITGAALEYVADEQELTKGPYDIADAGEAAAAIDHYLRARVTAAVARSAGRPVLQLSGGIDSILLATYVAEVAPGALAVTYSQQAEDPEVDRAAAVAKQCGLEHVIVRPTDEDFERLLARVVRALEFPEPWEISAGCVLAAIDGASHEHGAEGVLLSGAGADALFMGGHTVVPAAGESLVEAWDATLRANVSQNFKRERFVPDFYERLMDDPERHVQIWQTHAAVELAQRIHPSLVQPDDSGHDKYIFRKLAVDRGVPAEAAFAPKNPMQVSSGLVGSIVDAARRQLARDFGERTYSSPLEEPLEFTVARLYLQRLEAGEQE; from the coding sequence ATGCACGACATCACTGGGGCAGCGCTCGAATACGTCGCAGACGAACAGGAGCTGACCAAAGGGCCCTACGACATCGCCGACGCCGGCGAAGCGGCGGCCGCGATCGACCACTACCTTCGTGCACGCGTCACCGCCGCCGTCGCCCGCAGTGCGGGGCGGCCCGTGCTCCAACTCTCCGGCGGCATCGATTCCATCCTGCTGGCCACCTACGTGGCCGAGGTCGCGCCGGGCGCGTTGGCCGTGACCTACAGCCAGCAAGCGGAGGATCCGGAGGTGGACAGGGCGGCAGCCGTCGCAAAGCAATGCGGTCTCGAGCACGTGATTGTTCGCCCCACCGACGAAGACTTCGAGCGGCTTCTCGCGCGGGTCGTGCGGGCCCTCGAGTTCCCGGAGCCGTGGGAGATCTCGGCGGGTTGTGTGCTGGCGGCTATCGACGGCGCTTCGCACGAGCACGGCGCCGAAGGCGTACTTCTCTCCGGAGCCGGGGCTGACGCGCTGTTCATGGGCGGGCACACGGTGGTTCCCGCGGCGGGGGAGAGTCTCGTTGAGGCGTGGGATGCGACGCTGCGGGCAAACGTCTCCCAGAACTTCAAGCGCGAGCGGTTTGTGCCGGACTTCTACGAGCGGCTCATGGACGATCCCGAGCGGCACGTCCAGATCTGGCAGACCCACGCGGCTGTTGAGCTCGCGCAGCGCATCCACCCTTCGCTGGTGCAGCCCGACGACAGTGGACACGACAAGTACATTTTCCGCAAGCTCGCGGTGGACCGGGGAGTGCCGGCGGAGGCGGCGTTCGCGCCAAAGAACCCGATGCAGGTGTCCTCCGGGCTCGTTGGCTCCATTGTGGACGCTGCCCGCCGCCAGCTTGCGCGCGACTTCGGGGAGCGCACGTACTCGTCGCCGTTGGAAGAGCCGCTGGAATTCACCGTCGCCCGGCTGTACCTGCAACGCCTGGAGGCAGGGGAGCAGGAATAG
- a CDS encoding DUF3000 domain-containing protein produces the protein MSAGSAGGNRDDHGNSDSWPAEFSAAVESMHAARLRPEITLGTIRPPQRPAPFSHAVGLEVAHADEENVPVDSEGDAFGRLILLHSPAAEEAWEGTMRLVAYIQADMDDAVASDPLLPDVAWQWLNESLAETGARHTNLGGTVTSTASVRFGEIGGPPRAYQLEMRASWTAEGTDLQHHVEAFSKVLAHVAGLPPEGVAQLGAR, from the coding sequence ATGTCCGCCGGAAGCGCGGGCGGCAACAGGGACGACCACGGCAACAGTGATTCCTGGCCCGCAGAATTCAGCGCGGCCGTTGAATCCATGCACGCGGCGCGCCTGCGCCCCGAAATCACCCTGGGCACCATCCGCCCGCCGCAGCGCCCCGCACCGTTCAGCCACGCCGTCGGCTTGGAGGTCGCGCACGCGGACGAAGAAAACGTCCCGGTCGACTCTGAAGGCGATGCCTTCGGCCGCCTGATCTTGCTGCACTCGCCCGCCGCGGAAGAAGCGTGGGAGGGCACCATGCGCCTGGTCGCCTACATCCAGGCCGACATGGACGACGCTGTAGCCTCGGACCCGCTGCTTCCGGACGTAGCCTGGCAGTGGCTTAACGAATCGCTGGCTGAGACAGGCGCGCGCCACACCAACCTCGGCGGCACCGTCACATCGACTGCCTCTGTGCGCTTCGGCGAGATCGGCGGGCCGCCACGCGCTTACCAGCTGGAGATGCGCGCGTCCTGGACCGCAGAGGGCACCGACCTTCAACACCACGTCGAAGCGTTTTCCAAGGTGCTCGCGCACGTGGCCGGTTTGCCTCCGGAGGGTGTGGCACAGCTCGGCGCGCGCTAA